The following nucleotide sequence is from Pseudomonas sp. RC10.
AGCGAGAGGCATGGCGTTGGGGCTGACGGCGCACGCGGTCGGCACCTCGGCCGCATTGCAGGAAGGCGAAGAGTGCGGGGCCTTTGCGGCGCTCGCCATGAGTTTGATGGGTGTCGCCACGGCGCTGTTCCTGCCGCTGGCGGTGTCTCTGGTTGCTTGAAGATGGGTGCTTGAGGGTAGGTCTATGTCGTTGCCGCTGTTTCCGCTGAACGCCGTGCTCTTTCCGGGGTGTGTACTCGATTTGCAGATTTTCGAGGCGCGCTACCTGGACATGATCAGCCGCTGCATGAAGCAGGGTGAAGGCTTCGGCGTGGTGTGCATCACCGAGGGCAGTGAAGTCGGTGACGTGCCTGAAGGATTCTCGCAGGTCGGTTGCGAAGCACTGGTGACTGACTTTCAACAGCAGGACAACGGCTTGCTGGGCATTCGCGTAGTGGGCGGTCGACGTTTCCGTGTTGTCAGCGCCGAGGCCCAGCGCGACAACCTGTTGTTGGCGGACGTCGAGTGGCTGGAAGAGCCGCAGGACAAGCCGTTGCAGGAAGAAGATGACGATCTGGTCGCGTTGCTGGCCGCTCTGGCCGAACATCCGATGGTGGCGGCATTGAACATGGGGCTCACGGCCAGTGGGCAGCAATCATTGTCGAACCAGTTGGCGTACCTGCTGCCGTTCGCGGAAGAAGACAAGATCGAACTGCTGGAAATAGACGACGCCGAAGAGCGGCTCGATGCGATTCAGGACCTGCTCGATGAGATGCAGGGGGATATGCAAGCCTGACTTGCATGCACTCCCCTGTGGGAGTGAGCTTGCTCGCGATGACGGCAGGTCATTCAATCCATCTGTGCCTGCCACACCTGATCGCGAGCAAGCTCACTCCTACATGTTCAGCGCTGCGTCAGTATTCGTACCTGATCAACCCATGGGTCAGCGAATGCGCCGCAAACCCACCTAACACCAGAACGATCGCTGGCAATATCAACCACCACACCCGCAACGGCAGCGCAGGCAACGACTGTTTGTTCTGCACGAATGCCAGGCTCGTCGCGCAGGTAAAAAACGCCAGCAGCATCCCCGCCAGCACATCCGTAGGCCAGTGCACGCCCAGATAAACCCGCGACACGCAAATCGACGCCGCCGGGATCACCCCCAGCGCCAGCCACGTCAATCGCAATCGCGCCGGTTGCCCGCGACCCGCCAGCACTGCCAGCGTCATGAACAGCGCAAACGAAGCCGAAGCATGTCCGCTGGGCATGCTGTACGTCACCAGTGGCTCGGCAAGAACCTCGGGGCGGGCACGAGCGAAGGTGTTTTTCATGGTCTGGTTGAGGATGGCCGCACCCAGCGTCGTCGAGCAGGCGAAGATCGCATGACGCCACTGGCGGGTGGCCACCAGAATGAGCAGCAGCACGGCAGCTGCACAAAACTGGGTTCTGAAATCCCCCAAGCCAGTCACCAGCACCACGAAGTTTTCCGCGGCGGCGCTGCGATGCTCCTGCACCAATGTCATGACGCCTTGGTCGAGGTGCGCCAGATACGGCCAGCCGAGAAACACCGCGATCAGCAGGATCAAGCTGAGCACGGCGATCAGCCGAATGGCGTAGGGCTTGCCTTGCACGCTGGCATGAATGGCGACGCCCAGGGACACCGCCAGCGCGGCAGCGACCACGCCGGCCTCGGGCCAGAAGCCTTCCGGCAGCGGCAAGCGAAAGGCTGCCCCGGTCGCCCAGCCGGGCAGGATGTACGCCACCGACCAGCCCGCCGCCGCGATGACGCTGACGGCCGCGAAGCGCACGAACGGCATGTCGCACATCCCGGCCACCATCGGCAGCATGGGGCGCAATGGACCAATGAAGCGACCGACCAGAAGGCTTGCGATGCCGTAGCGCTGAAAGTAGGTCTCCGCCCCCGCGATCCATTCGGGGTGATGCCTCAATCCAGGAAGCCGTCGAATGTTCTGGTGGAAACGTCGCCCCAGAAAGTAAGAAATGAAGTCACCCAGCAAACCGCCGAGGAAACCCAGCAGCAGCGCTTCGCTCAGGGGCAGGATGCCACTGCCCGCCAATGCGGCGATCGCGAACAGCGCGACGGTGCCGGGCACGATGATTCCAGCAATGGCCATGCATTCGAGAAACGACACGAGAAAGACCGCTGCGCCCAGCCAGGAGGGGTTGGCGCTCAGCCATGAAGTAATGCCGTCGAGCCATGAGCCCATGGGTCAGTTTCCTTGCTCGATGATGAAGTAGTCGCGGCCTTCGACTTGGCCACGTCGTAACGGGTTCCGCGTGCAGAAACGCGCGTACGCGGCATCCACGAAGCGGTACATCAGGTGTTCGTCTCGACCGGAGGGAATCCCGAGGCGAGTGGCCTGGATGATGCGCTCAGGCGGCTGGCCCACGTCTTCCACGAAAATCTGCTCGTGATCGAAGCGCTTGCCGTCCCACATCGGCACTTTCAGAACCAGTGCCTTGCACAGCAGCGTCTGCCCCGCGCACAGCCGCTCGGGTGCTCGCAGATTGCCGCTGGCGTCGGGATTGTTCAGCTGCATCTGCGCGAGGCTGTTTTCATCGGAGAAGGCGTCGACCCACGGATAGGCCGATTTGATCAGCACGGCGTTGCCTGGCCCTCCGGCGCTGAAGTTCAGCGAATCGCCACCCCTGGCGTAATACATATAGATGTGGCCGCCATCCAGAAACAAAGCCTTACGTTTTTCTGTGTAGCCCAAGGACGCATGGCTGCCTTTTTCCTCCAGGTAATAGGCCTCTGTCTCTATGATGCGTGCCGACAGCCATAATTCGCCGACCTTGTGCCGAACAACCTTGCCCAGCAAATCGCGGGCGAGGGTCTGGGCATCGCGGTTGAAGAAACTGTCGGGCAAGGCGCGGTGGGCGTGATCGGGCATGGGCGGGCAACGTGAAGGTGTGGCTGGCGATGATAGCAACCCCGGCCTTAATTGCAGCTGAATGGCTGCACGCCGTTCTCGCACGTTGATCGTTCCCACAGAAGCTCCGGAAACCGACTGCATTCCTTCGACAAATCCGGCCTATTTCGACCATCCGCCTGTCGCCGCTGTCGTTCGTCACGCCCGACAGCTATAATCGGCCGCTTTCTTCTCTGCCAAGACCTCTGAGACCATGACTGAGTCCGTTCTTGACTACATGACCCGTCTGGGTCGCGCCGCCCGCGAAGCTTCGCGCGTGATCGGCCGCGCCAGCACCGCGCAGAAAAACCGCGCCCTGGCCGCCACCGCCGCTGCGCTGGATGCTGCCCGCGACGAACTGACCGCTGCCAATGAGCAGGATCTGGCGGCTGGTCGCGCCAACGGTCTGGAACCCGCACTGCTTGAACGTCTCGCCCTGACCCCGGCTCGCATCGACAGTATGATCGCCGGTTTGCGTCAGGTCGCCAGTCTGCCGGACCCGATTGGCACTATTCGTGACATGAACTTTCAGCCTTCGGGCATTCAGGTCGGCAAGATGCGCGTTCCACTGGGCGTGGTCGGCATCATCTATGAGTCGCGTCCGAACGTGACCATCGACGCCGCCAGCCTGTGCCTCAAGTCCGGCAACGCCACCATCCTGCGCGGCGGCTCCGAAGCCATTCACTCCAACCGTGCCATTGCCGCCTGCATCCAGCGCGGTCTCGATGACGCCGGTCTGCCTGCCGCCGTCGTGCAAGTCGTCGAGACCACCGACCGCGCTGCCGTGGGCGCCTTGATCACCATGCCGGAATACGTGGACGTCATCGTTCCTCGTGGCGGCAAGGGTTTGATCGAGCGCGTCAGTCGCGATGCCAAAGTGCCGGTCATCAAACACCTGGATGGCATCTGCCACGTTTACGTCAGTGCCCACGCAGATCTCGCGGCCGCCCAGCGCATTGCATTCAATGCCAAGACCTATCGCTACGGCATCTGCGGTGCGATGGAAACGCTGCTGGTCGATCAGGCCATCGCCGCTGATTTCCTGCCGCAAATGGCTGCCCAGTTCCGCGAGAAAGGCGTCGAATTGCGCGGTTGCGAGCGCACCCGTGAGCTGATTGAAGCCATCCCCGCAACCGAAGAAGACTGGCACACCGAATACCTGGCCCCGATCCTCTCGATCCGCATCGTGACCGGGCTGGATCAGGCCATCGAACACATCAACCACTACGGCTCGCACCACAGCGACGCAATCATCTCCGACTCTCAGGCTCAGACCCGTCGTTTCATGGCCGAAGTCGATTCCAGTTCGGTGATGATCAATGCGCCGACCAGTTTTGCGGACGGCTTCGAATACGGCCTTGGTGCTGAAATCGGGATTTCCACCGACAAGATTCACGCGCGTGGCCCGGTCGGTCTTGAAGGCCTGACGTGCGAGAAGTACATCGTGGTGGGCGACGGTCGTCAGCTGCGCGGGCAGGGGCCTGCCTGACTTGGCCGACGTTCGGCAGCACGCAGGCAATGATGCGAACGCTGTGGCCGAGCCTGCCGGAGAAGGGGTTTCTGTCTCACGCACGCCGAGACGTATCGGGATGCTGGGCGGGACGTTCGATCCTGTGCACATCGGTCATTTGCGCGGCGCACTGGAAGTGGCCGCGTTGCTTGAACTCGATGAGTTACGCCTGACGCCCAGCGCCAGGCCGCCTCATCGCGACACGCCCAGTGTGTCGGCGCAGGACCGTCTCGCGATGGTCCAGAGTGCTGTCCAGGGCGTTTCGCCATTGACGGTGGATGACCGCGAACTGTTGCGGGACAAGCCGTCGTACACCATCGACACGCTGGAATCGATGCGCGCTGAGCTGGCCGTCGATGATCAGCTGTTTTTGTTGCTGGGATGGGACGCCTTTTGCGGGCTGCCCACCTGGCATCGTTGGGAAGAGTTGCTGGAGCACTGCCATATCGTGGTGCTGCAACGCCCGGACGCCGACAGCGAGTCGCCGGACGCCATGCGTAACCTGCTGGCGGCGCGCGCAGTCAGTGACCCGAAAGCCCTGAAAGGGCCTGGCGGACACATTACATTCGTCTGGCAGACGCCGCTTTCGGTGTCTGCCACCCAGATCCGCCACCTGCTGGCCAGCGGGAAGTCGGTACGTTTTCTGGTGCCAGACGCAGTACTGGCCTACATCGAGGCACACGGGCTGTACCGTGCGCCCAATTGAAACTGAATGAGTTTTTTATGACACAGCAAAAAATCACCCTTTCCGGCGAAACGCTGGTTGAACTGGCCAAGGCTGCGCTCGAAGACGTCAAGGCCCTGGACATCCTGGTCATCGACGTCAAGGACAAGCACAGCCTGACCGACTACATGGTGATCGCCACCGGTACGTCGAACCGTCAGATCAACGCGATGCTCGACAAGGTTCGCGAGAACGTCAAAGCCAAGGGCGCGCAGCCTCTGGGCGAAGAAGGCAAAGGCGAGAGCGACTGGGTGCTGCTCGACCTGGGCGACGTGATCGTACACATGATGACCGCCGCCGCTCGTCAGTTCTACGACCTGGAACGCCTGTGGCAGGGCGCCGAGCAGAGCCGTGCCGCCAGCGGCGCGCACCACAGCCCGGAAACGCCGCACGAGCATTTCGACAAGCTCAGCAAAGATCAGAACTAAGGGTTCGTTGTGCGCCTGCGTCTGATTGCTGTCGGTTCACGCATGCCCAAGTGGGTGGAAGAGGGTTGGCACGAGTATGCCAAGCGTCTGCCATCCGAGCTGGCCCTTGAACTGGTAGAGATTCCGCTCAACACCCGAGGCAAGAACGCCGACGTGGCACGCCTGATCCGACAGGAAGGCGAGGCCATGCTGGCGAAAGTGCAACCGGGCGAGCGGATCGTCACGCTTGAGGTTCACGGCAAGCCGTGGAGCACCGAGCAGCTGGCAACGGAGCTTGATCGCTGGCGACTGGATTCGCGCACGGTCAACCTTATGGTGGGCGGTCCGGAAGGACTGGCGCCAGAGGTGTGCGCCCGCGCCGAGCAGCGTTGGTCGTTGTCGCCGTTGACGTTGCCGCACCCGTTGGTGCGCATCCTAATCGGTGAGCAGATTTATCGTGCCTGGACGGTATTGTCCGGTCACCCTTATCACAAGTAGCGCTGCTGCCTTCACTGTGAACACGCCCTAAATGTCTCAGCCGATTCGCCTGAAAGACCACGAAAAGGACGCACGCCTTGTGCGCAACCGGGTCGTGGTCGGTGCTGTGATCGTGATCGTGCTGATCTGCGTGCTGGTGGCGCGTCTGTATTTTCTGCAGGTCATTCAGTACGAGTACCACTCGACGCTGTCGGAAAACAACCGGGTGCATGTGCAGCCGATCCCGCCAAGCCGCGGGCTGATTTTCGACCGCAACGGCGTGGTCATCGCCGACAACCGGCCCAGTTTCAACCTGAGCATGACCCGCGAGCGTTCGGGCGGGGAGTGGGCGAAGGTGCTCGACACCATCGTTGAGGTGCTGGAGCTCACGCCGGATGACCGGATCATCTTCGAGAAACGCATGAAGCAGGGGCGCCGGCCATTCGAGCCGGTGCCGATCCTGTTTGAGTTGACCGAAGAGCAGATCGCCCGCATCGCCGTGAATCAGTTCCGCCTGCCAGGCGTCGAGGTGGTCGCGCAATTGATGCGCCACTACCCGCAGGGCGCGCACTTCGCGCATTCGGTCGGCTACATGGGTCGGATCAACGAGAAAGAGCTGAAAAGCCTCGATTCGGTGAATTACAGCGGCACCCACCACATGGGTAAGACCGGCATCGAGCGTTTCTACGAACCGGAGCTGCACGGTCAGGTCGGTTACGAAGAAGTCGAAACCAACGCCCGTGGCCGTGTGTTGCGCGTGCTGAAACGTACCGATCCAGTCCCCGGCAAAGACATTGTCCTGAGCCTCGACATTCAATTGCAGGAAGCGGCCGAAGCCGCATTGGCCGGACGTCGCGGTGCGGTCGTGGCGCTGGACCCGAACACCGGTGAAGTGCTGGCAATGGTCAGTCAGCCGAGTTTCGACCCGAATCTGTTCGTCACCGGCATCAGCTTCAAGGCGTATTCAGAGTTGCGGGATTCGGTGGACCGTCCGCTGTTCAACCGCATTCTGCGCGGCCTGTACCCACCGGGCTCGACCATCAAGCCCGCCGTGGCCATTGCGGGCCTGGACTCCGGCGTCGTCACCGCCAGCACGCGGGTGTTCGACCCCGGCTACTACATGCTGCCCAATTACGATCACAAATACCGTAACTGGAACCGCACGGGTGACGGCTGGGTCGATCTGGACACCGCGATCATGCGCTCCAACGACACCTATTTTTACGACCTCGCGCACAAGGTCGGCATTGATCGGCTGTCTGCGTACCTGAACAAGTTCGGCATCGGGCAGAAGGTCTCGCTGGACATGTTCGAGGAGTCTCCGGGCCTGATGCCGTCCCGAGACTGGAAGCGCATCACCCGTCGTCAGGCCTGGTTCCCGGGCGAGACGCTGATTCTCGGGATTGGTCAGGGCTACATGCAGGCCACCCCGCTGCAACTGGCGCAGGCAACTGCGCTGGTGGCAAACAAGGGCAAATGGAATCGTCCACATTTGGCCAGGACCATTGAAGGCCAGAAGCCAGTGGATGAAAACCCGATGCCTGACATCGTGCTGCGCGATCCGTCCGACTGGGCGAAGGTCAATCACGGCATGCAACAGGTCATGCACGGCGCCCGGGGCACTGCGCGCAAAGCCGCGATTGGTGCGCAGTACCGCATTGCGGGCAAGAGCGGTACGGCCCAGGTTGTGGCCATTCGTCAGGGCGAAAAATACGACCGCTCGAAAGTGCAGGAACGTCACCGCGACCACGCCCTGTTCGTGGGCTTTGCGCCTGCCGACAACCCGAAAATCGTTGTGGCGGTCATGATTGAAAACGGTGAGTCCGGCTCCGGCGCCGCGGCTCCCGTGGTGCGACAGGTCATGGATGCCTGGCTGCTGGACCCGCAAGGTCGTCTGAAACCTGAATACGCCGCCAACACACAGCCTCCGGAGACCGCGGCCCGTGAAGAGTAATTTCGACCGCATCCTCTCAAGCGAAGACGTGATGCGCCGACGCGCCACGTTCCTGCAGAAAATCCATGTCGATGGCCCGCTGCTGATCCTGTTGCTCACGCTGGCCGCTGGCAGCCTGTTCGTCCTGTATTCCGCCAGCGGCAAGAGCTGGGACCTGTTGATCAAACAGACCACGTCGTTTGGTATCGGGCTGGTGTCGATGTTTGTCATTGCCCAACTGGAGCCGCGTTTCATGGCGCGCTGGGTGCCGATTGCCTACGTCCTCGGCGTGCTGTTACTGGTGGCGGTGGACGTGATGGGCCACAACGCGATGGGCGCGACCCGCTGGATCAACATTCCGGGGGTGATTCGCTTCCAGCCGTCGGAATTCATGAAGATCATCATGCCGGCGACCATCGCCTGGTACCTGTCCAAACGCACGCTGCCGCCGCACTTGAAGCATGTCGCTGTGAGCCTCGCGCTGATCGGCCTGCCGTTCATTCTGATCGTGCGCCAACCGGACCTCGGCACGTCGCTGCTGATTCTGGCGTCCGGGACGTTCGTGTTGTTCATGGCCGGTTTGCGCTGGCGCTGGATCATCGGCGTGATCGCGGCCGCCGTGCCAGTGGCCGTGGCGATGTGGTTCTTCTTCATGCACGACTATCAGAAGCAGCGAATCCTCACGTTCCTCGACCCGGAAAGCGATCCGCTGGGCACCGGCTGGAATATTATTCAGTCCAAAGCCGCCATCGGTTCGGGCGGCGTGTTCGGTAAAGGCTGGCTGCTCGGCACCCAGTCGCACCTGGACTTCCTGCCTGAAAGCCACACCGACTTCATCATCGCGGTACTGGGCGAAGAGTTCGGCCTGGTGGGGATCTGTGCGCTGCTGTTGATCTATCTGTTGCTGATCGGTCGCGGGCTGGTGATCACTGCGCAGGCGCAGACGCTCTACGGCAAGTTGCTCGCGGGTAGCCTGACCATGACGTTTTTTGTTTACGTTTTCGTCAACATCGGTATGGTCAGCGGTCTGCTGCCGGTCGTGGGGGTGCCGTTGCCCTTCATTAGTTACGGCGGAACTTCGCTGGTGACGCTGCTGTCAGCGTTTGGGGTTTTGATGTCGATCCATACCCACCGCAAGTGGATCGCTCAGGTTTGATTAAGGTGAACAACTCAATGCAAGTAGTGCGTGGCTGGGCTGCTCGATATGCGCCGCTGGTCGGTCTGATGGGCATCCTCGGGTCCGTGCAGGAATCGCTTGCCGGTGATTATGAAGGCTCGCCTCAGGTCGCCCAGTTCGTCAGCGACATGACCCGGGATTACGGGTTCGCGGGCGAACAGTTGATCGAAGTTTTTCGCAACGTCGAGCGTAAACAGTCGATTCTCGACGCGATTTCCCGCCCCGCCGAACGGGTGAAGCCGTGGAAGGATTACCGCCCGATGTTCCTCACCGAGGCGCGCATCGCACGGGGTGTGGATTTCTGGCGGCAGCATGAGGCGACCCTTGCACGCGCCGAGCAGGAATACGGCGTGCCGGCGCAGGTGATCGTGGCGATCATCGGTGTTGAGACGTTTTTTGGACGCAATACCGGAAATTATCGGGTGATCGATGCATTATCGACCCTGAGTTTCGATTACCCTCCGCGTGCTGACTTCTTTCGCAAAGAGCTGCGCGAGTACCTGTTGCTGTCGCGTGAGGAGCAGGTTGACCCGCTGACGCTCAAGGGCTCGTATGCCGGGGCGATGGGGTTGCCGCAGTTCATGCCGAGCAGTTTCCGGGCGTATGCGGTGGATTTCGACGGCGACGGCCACATCAACATCTGGAACGACCCGGATGATGCAATCGGCAGCGTCGCGAGTTACTTCAAGCGTCACGGCTGGGTCGCGGGTGAACCCGTGGTCAGTCTGGCGACCGTGCGCGGTGACCGTGCCGATGAGGGGCTGAGTCCCGGAATCGAGCCGGTAAAGACCGTCGGGGAGTTGCGAGCCTTGGGGTGGGCGAGTCATGATGCGCTGCGCGATGATATGCCGGTCACGGCGTTTCGCCTCGAAGGCGACAAAGGCCCTGAATACTGGATGGGTTTGAAGAATTTTTACGCAATCACGCGTTACAACCGCAGCGTGATGTACGCCATGGCCGTGCATCAGCTGTCTGAACTGCTTGTTCAAGCTCGGGGCGTCAAGTAATGCGGTCATTGCCGATCAAACAACCATTGAAGCTGATGGCCTTCACGGCGCTGACATTGCTCGTCGTCAGTTGCTCCACCAGTCGACCGACGCAGCAAGGCAACATCATCCGCTCGCAGCCGGGACTGGACATCAATCGGGCACACAAAGATGGCGCTCCGTGGTGGGACGTCGACGTTTCGCGCATCCCTGATGCCGTGCCGACCCTGCACACTGGCCCTTATAAAGCCAACCCATACACCGTGCTCGGCAAAACGTATTTCCCGCTGACCGATTCCGCGAGCTACAGCCAGACCGGCACCGCGTCGTGGTACGGCACCAAGTTCCATGGCCAGAACACCGCCAACGGCGAAGTGTATGACCTGTACGGCATGAGCGCGGCGCACAAGACCTTGCCGCTGCCGAGCTACGTTCGCGTGACCAACCTGGACAACAATCGCACGGTGATCCTGCGGGTCAACGACCGTGGACCGTTCTATTCAGACCGGATCATCGACCTGTCCTACGCCGCCGCCAAGAAACTCGGGTATGCCGAGATCGGCACGGCGCGCGTGAAAGTCGAAGGCATCGACCCCGCTCAATATTGGGCCCAGCGTGGCAAGCCTGCGCCGTTGATGCTGGATCAGCCGCAAGTTGCGATCAGCGGTCCGACCGCCAGGCCACAACCTGCTGCGCCGGTGATCACGGCATCGGCGGGTACCATCGAACAATGGACGCCACCACCGCAGCAGCACGCCGCACCCGTATCGCCTGTACCGATCGACGCAAAAAAAAACGCTTCCGGACAAGTGTCTGGGCTGTTTCTCCAAGTGGGAGCCTTCGCCAACCCGGACGCTGCGGAACTCCTGAGGTCGAAACTGAGCGGGATGGTTCGGGCCCCGGTTTTCGTGAGCTCGATAGCGCGCAATCAACAGACGCTCTATCGCGTGCGGATGGGACCGGTCGACACGCCGGGTGAAGCCCAGCAACTGCAGAACAGCGTCAGGTCGGCGAACCTGGGGTCGCCGAGCGTCGTGACGTCTGATCAGTAAAAAAAGGATCGATGATTCGAACCTTGGCAACGAGGCCGGATCAGAACTGGCCTGACGGACGACTGGCCGTCAGCGCGAGCGTTGTCAGCAGCATTTCACGGGGGCATCTGTAGAATGTCACCCCGTTCGCCAGGGTAGCCTGGCATTACCGCTTTGCCCGCGAGGGCATGTTTGCCCATTAGCAATTTCGAGAGACGGATGAACATCACCACCTTTGCAAAACGCCTTTGCCTTTTAATCCCGCTTTTCACCGCGCCTGCCGTGTTTGCGGCAGAGCAGATGACGCCATCGGCACCGCAACTGGCTGCCAAGGCGTACGTGCTGATGGACGCCAACAGCGGTAACGTGCTGGTCGAGAACAACGGCGATCAGAAGCTGCCTCCGGCCAGCCTGACCAAGCTGATGACCGCCTACATCGCGACTCTGGAAATCCGTCGCGGGCAAATCGGCGAAAACGATCCAGTGACCGTTAGCGAAAACGCCTGGCGCACCGGCGGTTCACGGATGTTCATCAAGGTGGGTAGCCAGGTGACCGTCAGCGACCTGCTGCACGGCATCATCATTCAATCCGGTAACGACGCCAGCGTGGCGCTGTCCGAGCACATCGCAGGCAGTGAAGACGCGTTCGCCGACATGATGAACAAGACCGCTGGCGACCTGGGCATGGTCAACAGCCACTTCATGAACCCGACCGGCCTGCCGAATCCTGATCATTACGCCACCGCCCACGATATGGCGCTGCTGGCCCGTGCGATCATCCACGAAGACCCGGCTCACTATGCGATCTACTCGCAGAAAGAGTTCTTCTGGAACGGCATCAAACAGCCAAACCGTAACCTGCTGCTGTGGCGCGACAAGACCGTTGACGGTCTGAAAACCGGCCACACCGAAGAAGCGGGCTACTGCATGGTGTCCTCGGCCGTCCGTGATGGTATG
It contains:
- a CDS encoding LON peptidase substrate-binding domain-containing protein, coding for MSLPLFPLNAVLFPGCVLDLQIFEARYLDMISRCMKQGEGFGVVCITEGSEVGDVPEGFSQVGCEALVTDFQQQDNGLLGIRVVGGRRFRVVSAEAQRDNLLLADVEWLEEPQDKPLQEEDDDLVALLAALAEHPMVAALNMGLTASGQQSLSNQLAYLLPFAEEDKIELLEIDDAEERLDAIQDLLDEMQGDMQA
- a CDS encoding bifunctional DedA family/phosphatase PAP2 family protein, whose product is MGSWLDGITSWLSANPSWLGAAVFLVSFLECMAIAGIIVPGTVALFAIAALAGSGILPLSEALLLGFLGGLLGDFISYFLGRRFHQNIRRLPGLRHHPEWIAGAETYFQRYGIASLLVGRFIGPLRPMLPMVAGMCDMPFVRFAAVSVIAAAGWSVAYILPGWATGAAFRLPLPEGFWPEAGVVAAALAVSLGVAIHASVQGKPYAIRLIAVLSLILLIAVFLGWPYLAHLDQGVMTLVQEHRSAAAENFVVLVTGLGDFRTQFCAAAVLLLILVATRQWRHAIFACSTTLGAAILNQTMKNTFARARPEVLAEPLVTYSMPSGHASASFALFMTLAVLAGRGQPARLRLTWLALGVIPAASICVSRVYLGVHWPTDVLAGMLLAFFTCATSLAFVQNKQSLPALPLRVWWLILPAIVLVLGGFAAHSLTHGLIRYEY
- a CDS encoding DNA-3-methyladenine glycosylase, with translation MPDHAHRALPDSFFNRDAQTLARDLLGKVVRHKVGELWLSARIIETEAYYLEEKGSHASLGYTEKRKALFLDGGHIYMYYARGGDSLNFSAGGPGNAVLIKSAYPWVDAFSDENSLAQMQLNNPDASGNLRAPERLCAGQTLLCKALVLKVPMWDGKRFDHEQIFVEDVGQPPERIIQATRLGIPSGRDEHLMYRFVDAAYARFCTRNPLRRGQVEGRDYFIIEQGN
- a CDS encoding glutamate-5-semialdehyde dehydrogenase, translated to MTESVLDYMTRLGRAAREASRVIGRASTAQKNRALAATAAALDAARDELTAANEQDLAAGRANGLEPALLERLALTPARIDSMIAGLRQVASLPDPIGTIRDMNFQPSGIQVGKMRVPLGVVGIIYESRPNVTIDAASLCLKSGNATILRGGSEAIHSNRAIAACIQRGLDDAGLPAAVVQVVETTDRAAVGALITMPEYVDVIVPRGGKGLIERVSRDAKVPVIKHLDGICHVYVSAHADLAAAQRIAFNAKTYRYGICGAMETLLVDQAIAADFLPQMAAQFREKGVELRGCERTRELIEAIPATEEDWHTEYLAPILSIRIVTGLDQAIEHINHYGSHHSDAIISDSQAQTRRFMAEVDSSSVMINAPTSFADGFEYGLGAEIGISTDKIHARGPVGLEGLTCEKYIVVGDGRQLRGQGPA
- the nadD gene encoding nicotinate-nucleotide adenylyltransferase codes for the protein MAEPAGEGVSVSRTPRRIGMLGGTFDPVHIGHLRGALEVAALLELDELRLTPSARPPHRDTPSVSAQDRLAMVQSAVQGVSPLTVDDRELLRDKPSYTIDTLESMRAELAVDDQLFLLLGWDAFCGLPTWHRWEELLEHCHIVVLQRPDADSESPDAMRNLLAARAVSDPKALKGPGGHITFVWQTPLSVSATQIRHLLASGKSVRFLVPDAVLAYIEAHGLYRAPN
- the rsfS gene encoding ribosome silencing factor, translated to MTQQKITLSGETLVELAKAALEDVKALDILVIDVKDKHSLTDYMVIATGTSNRQINAMLDKVRENVKAKGAQPLGEEGKGESDWVLLDLGDVIVHMMTAAARQFYDLERLWQGAEQSRAASGAHHSPETPHEHFDKLSKDQN
- the rlmH gene encoding 23S rRNA (pseudouridine(1915)-N(3))-methyltransferase RlmH, with amino-acid sequence MRLRLIAVGSRMPKWVEEGWHEYAKRLPSELALELVEIPLNTRGKNADVARLIRQEGEAMLAKVQPGERIVTLEVHGKPWSTEQLATELDRWRLDSRTVNLMVGGPEGLAPEVCARAEQRWSLSPLTLPHPLVRILIGEQIYRAWTVLSGHPYHK
- the mrdA gene encoding penicillin-binding protein 2; this translates as MSQPIRLKDHEKDARLVRNRVVVGAVIVIVLICVLVARLYFLQVIQYEYHSTLSENNRVHVQPIPPSRGLIFDRNGVVIADNRPSFNLSMTRERSGGEWAKVLDTIVEVLELTPDDRIIFEKRMKQGRRPFEPVPILFELTEEQIARIAVNQFRLPGVEVVAQLMRHYPQGAHFAHSVGYMGRINEKELKSLDSVNYSGTHHMGKTGIERFYEPELHGQVGYEEVETNARGRVLRVLKRTDPVPGKDIVLSLDIQLQEAAEAALAGRRGAVVALDPNTGEVLAMVSQPSFDPNLFVTGISFKAYSELRDSVDRPLFNRILRGLYPPGSTIKPAVAIAGLDSGVVTASTRVFDPGYYMLPNYDHKYRNWNRTGDGWVDLDTAIMRSNDTYFYDLAHKVGIDRLSAYLNKFGIGQKVSLDMFEESPGLMPSRDWKRITRRQAWFPGETLILGIGQGYMQATPLQLAQATALVANKGKWNRPHLARTIEGQKPVDENPMPDIVLRDPSDWAKVNHGMQQVMHGARGTARKAAIGAQYRIAGKSGTAQVVAIRQGEKYDRSKVQERHRDHALFVGFAPADNPKIVVAVMIENGESGSGAAAPVVRQVMDAWLLDPQGRLKPEYAANTQPPETAAREE
- the rodA gene encoding rod shape-determining protein RodA, yielding MRRRATFLQKIHVDGPLLILLLTLAAGSLFVLYSASGKSWDLLIKQTTSFGIGLVSMFVIAQLEPRFMARWVPIAYVLGVLLLVAVDVMGHNAMGATRWINIPGVIRFQPSEFMKIIMPATIAWYLSKRTLPPHLKHVAVSLALIGLPFILIVRQPDLGTSLLILASGTFVLFMAGLRWRWIIGVIAAAVPVAVAMWFFFMHDYQKQRILTFLDPESDPLGTGWNIIQSKAAIGSGGVFGKGWLLGTQSHLDFLPESHTDFIIAVLGEEFGLVGICALLLIYLLLIGRGLVITAQAQTLYGKLLAGSLTMTFFVYVFVNIGMVSGLLPVVGVPLPFISYGGTSLVTLLSAFGVLMSIHTHRKWIAQV
- the mltB gene encoding lytic murein transglycosylase B, which produces MQVVRGWAARYAPLVGLMGILGSVQESLAGDYEGSPQVAQFVSDMTRDYGFAGEQLIEVFRNVERKQSILDAISRPAERVKPWKDYRPMFLTEARIARGVDFWRQHEATLARAEQEYGVPAQVIVAIIGVETFFGRNTGNYRVIDALSTLSFDYPPRADFFRKELREYLLLSREEQVDPLTLKGSYAGAMGLPQFMPSSFRAYAVDFDGDGHINIWNDPDDAIGSVASYFKRHGWVAGEPVVSLATVRGDRADEGLSPGIEPVKTVGELRALGWASHDALRDDMPVTAFRLEGDKGPEYWMGLKNFYAITRYNRSVMYAMAVHQLSELLVQARGVK